The genomic window AAGTTGATGGGCTCGCCGCGGCTCCACGACGCGTCGAACTCTTCTCCGGAGTCGAACTCGACGCCGAGGTAGTGGACGTTGACGGTCGAGCCGGACTGGGCCTCGTCGCCGTCGCCGACCGTGATGTCGGTGATCTCGAGCTCGGAGGGAGCAGGAGCGGTGGGGGCGTCGATCTCGGGCTTGGTGCTGGGGTCGTGAGTCATGCGTCCATCCAACCACCGCCTCCTCGTGTCGTCGGGGGACGCCCGACCGGCCCGCCGCCCGACCGCGCCAGAAGAGTGCAGATCGCGCATGATGGAGACTTGTCCACTCCCGCGCCTCCGCCCGCCCCCGCCAAGCCCCGCCGCCCCGTGCTCGTCGACGTCACCCCGCTGCGGCAGAGCCCGGCCTTCGCGCGCCTCTTCGTCGGCAACACCGTCAGCGGCATCGGGACGCAGCTCACCCTCGTCGCCGTCGGGCTCGAGGTCTACGACATCACCCGCTCGACCTTCGCCGTCGCGCTCGTCGGGGTCGTGTCGCTCGTGCCGATGATCGTCGCGGGGCTCTGGGGCGGCATGCTCGCCGACGCCTTCGACCGCCGGAAGGTCGCGCTCGTCGCCGCCGTCTTCGCCTGGCTCTCGACCGCCGCGATCGCCCTGCACGCCTGGCTCGGCCTGCACGAGGTGGGCCTGCTCTACGTGCTGACCTGCGTCAACGCGGTGGCCGGGACGATGATCGCGACCTCGCGTGCCTCGATCGTGCCGCGCCTCCTGCCGGCCTCGCTGCTGCCCGCCGCCGCGGCGCTCGGCGGGATCGGCACCGGCCTGATGCTCACGGTCGGGCCGGCACTCGCCGGAGTGCTCGTCGCGGGCATCGGCTTCGCACCGACGTACACGGTCGACGTCGTGCTCTTCTCGTTCGCGTTCCTCGGGATCGTGACGCTGCCGCCGATCCGCCCCGAGGGCAACGCTCAGCGGCCGGGCCTGGCGTCGCTGGTCGAGGGGATGCGGTTCCTGCGGCGGGCGCCGACGGTGCGCACGACCTTCGTCGTCGACATCGTCGCGATGACCTTCGGGCAGCCGCGGGTGCTCTACCCCGTGGTCGGGGCCGTGGTGATCGGAGGAGGTGCGGTGACGGTGGGCGTGCTCACCGCCTCCTACGCGGTGGGGGCGCTGCTGAGCAGCGTCTTCTCGGGACGGCTCGGGCACGTGCGCCTGCAGGGCAGGGCCGTCGACCGCGCCATCACCGTCTACGGGATCTGCATCGCGGCGTTCGGGCTCGTGCTGGCGCTCACCTCGCCGCGCGGCGACGGCGGGCTGACGGAGGGGCTCGGCCAGGCCGACCTCGTCGCGCTCGGCGCTGCCGCGCTCGCCCTCGCGGGGGCCGGGGCCGCCGACAACGTCAGCTCGATCTTCCGCTCGACCATCCTGCAGACCGCGGCTCCCGACCACATGCGGGGCCGCCTCCAGGGCGTGTTCATCGTCGTCGTCACCGGCGGCCCGCGGGTCGGCGACCTGTTCGTCGGGCTCGTCGCGGCAGCGGGCGTCGCGTGGCCGCCGCTCCTCGGAGGGGCGCTGATCGTCGTGCTGATCGCGGTGGTGGCGCGCCTCACGCCGGCGTTCCGGACGTACGACGCGCTGCACCCGACGCCGTAGCGGTGGCTGCCCTCGGCCGTCCGCTCACCAGCCGGGCGGCGGGAGGGGGCGACCCCAGGGATCGTGCGTGGGCGGGCCGGACTGCCAGTGCTGCTGCTCCGGAGCGACCTGCTGCGACTGCTGCACCTGCTGCACCTGCACGGGCTGCTGCTGCCAGGCGAGCGCGGGCTGCTGCGGCCAGCCGACGAACGCCCCGGGCGGCGCCTGCAGCGCGGCCCGGCTCGCGGCGAGCGCCGCCAGCAGGTCGGCCTCGTCGCGGCGCGCGCCCTCGTCGTGCCCCCGCTTGCTCTTGACGAGCCGCTGGCGGGTGAAGGCGAGCCGCGTGGCGTCGGAGACGAAGCGCCCCATGGCGGGCCCCGTCCCGTTCGCGGCGGCCCAGCGTCGGGCACGGCGACGACCGGCGGCCGTCGAGAGCATCGCGACCTCGTCGGCGCTGAACCAGCCGACCGCGGCGTACTCGGCGAGCCGTGCGTGGGTCACCCGGCGCTCGTTGCGGCGCAGGAAGACGACCAGCAGCACCATCGCGACGAAGATCGGCACCTGCACCAGCAGGTAGTAGACGAAGAAGCCGTCGCCGACGACGACGAGGGCGCCGTTCCAGAGGGCGTGCAGGGCGGCGGCGGGCACGACGCCGAGGGCGAACCAGCCGATCGCGCCGAGGCGGCCCGTGCGGCGGGCCGCCCAGCCGAGCGCGATGCCGGTGCAGGCCGTGTACATCACATGGGCGAACGGCGACATCAGCGCCCGCACGACGAAGACGAACACGAGGCCGTCGCTGCCGAGGGTCAGGTCGTCGACGACCTGCAGCGCGAAGTACTGGATGTTCTCGACGAAGGCGAAGCCGGCCGCCACCGTCGCGGCGTAGACGACGCCGTCGACGGGCCCGTCGAAGTGCCTCCGGAAGATCCAGAGCACCAGCAGCACGCCGAAGCCCTTCGCGACCTCCTCGACGATCGGGGCCTGGACGACCGCGCCGAAGACCTCCGCGCCTCCTTCGGTCCCGATGCCGACGAGACCCTGCACCGAGCCGACGACGAGGTCCACGATCAGGGCGGTGCCGACCGAGACGGCAGCGCCCCAGAGGAACGCGAAGAGCAGCGCCACGCGGGGCTCCGGCTCCCAGCGGTCGACGAGCCAGATGCCGACCATGACGATCGCGAGCGGCACGAAGGCGAGCAGGCTCGCGGCGAGGATCACGCCCGGCGACAGGAAGATCAGGAAGTACACGACGAGCGCCAGCACGAAGACGCCGATGACGGTGAACCCGACCGCCAGCGCCACGCCGCTCGCGACGGGTCGACGCCGAGGCGCCGGCTGGGCGAACACCGGCTGCGCAGGCCACCAGACGGGCTCGGGCGCCCGCGCGGGCTGCCCGGCGACCTGGTGCTGCTGTCCGGAGTCGTCCCACGTCATGCCCATGACCCTACGGGCCTGCAGGAGGCGGTGGCCGGGTGCGGAGGAGAGGCCGGCCGGGGCACCGGCCGCGGCGCTGGCCGCGGCGCGCACGGCACGCGCTCCGCCCCCTTCCCCGCTGTACCCTCGGGGGATGCCTGCGACGCGGTCCCTCCCCGAGAACCCGTCGCCGACCCGGTACGTGGTGATGCGCGTCTGGCACGACTTCCTGAGGCACCGCACGATCGACGCCGCCGCCTCCTTGACGTTCTTCTCGACCCTGGCGATCCTGCCGACCGCGCTCGCCCTCGTGTCGGGCGTCGCGTTGTTCCAGGACGGCGAGTCGGCCGTGAACGACATCCTCGAGGTTGCCCGCTTCGTGCTCAGCGCCGACGCGATCGACACCCTGCGCCGACCGCTCGAGCAGATGCTCAGCCTCTCGAACCCTGGCGTCGCGTTCGGCGTCGGCCTGTGGCTGACGCTCTGGTCGCTGTCGTCGTACACGACCGCCTTCGGCCGGGCGATGAACACCGCCTACGAGGTCGAGGAGGGGCGCCGGATCTGGAAGTTCCGCGGCCACATGATGATCGTCACCGTCGTGCTGATGGTGTCGTTCGCCGTCATCGCCGCGCTGCTGCTCGTGACCCCGACGCTCTTCGTGGGCATCGGCGAGGCCGCGGGCTTCGGCGAGCCCTGGTTCACCCTCTACAACGTCGTGAAGTGGCCGGTGATCGCCGCCCTCGCGGTGTTCGCCGTCGCGATGCTCTACTACTTCTCGCCCAACGTGCGGCCGCCGCGGCTGCGCTGGGTGTCGTACGGCGCGATGTTCGCGCTCGTCATCTGGGCCGTCTGCACGCTCGGCTTCGCCCTCTACGTGTCGACCGTCTCGAACTACGACCGCTTCTACGGCTGGCTCGGCGGCGTCGTGGTCGTGCTGCTCTACTCGTACATCAGCAACTTCGTGCTCGTCATCGGCGGCGAGCTCGACAGCGAGGTGCTGCGGATGCGCCAGCTGCGCCGCGGGGTCAAGGCCGAGGAGGTCATCCCCCTGCCGATGCGCGACACCGCCCGCAACCACATCCTCGCGCGCAACAGCGCGTGGGACGTCCGCGTCGGCCGCGCGCTGCGCGAGCGCGCCCTGCGCGAGAACGGCGGGGTGCTCGACGCCGACGAGCTCCGGCACCTGCACGTGCGGGGCGAGCGGCTGCAGGTCACCGACCGCGACCACGCGCACTCGGCGGCGCTCGAGCTCGACCTGGACGGCGACGGCAGCCGGGAGCCGGAGCGGACGCCCGAGGTCGACGCCGCACGTTCGCCCGAGCCGTCCACGTCCTAGTCGCTGCCGCCGCGGCTGGTTCCGGCTAGCGCTCCGGCGCTGCACCCCGGAGTGGACGATGCACCCCGTCGTGTCGGGGGTGCGTCGTCCACTCCGGGGTGTTCCGGCGACGGGCGGACGCGCAGGAGGCGCGGTGCCGGTCGACCGGCACCGCGCCTCCTCGAAGGGGGTCGCGTCAGCTGCGCCGACCCACCCGTCGACGGATGACCAGGGCCGTGCCGAGGACGAGCAGGCCGAGGCCCGCCGCGAGCACGACGCCGAGCGCCGGGCCGGACCCGGTGAACGCGAGTCGACCGTCGTCGGCCGTGACGACCGGCGACGTGCCGGGCTGCCCCGTCCCGACCGAGGGCGAGCCCCCGGAGCCCGAGCCGGAGCCGGCTCCCGGTCCCGTGCCCGGTGCCGTCGGGTCGCCGCCCGTGCCGGGTCCGGTCGGGTCGCCTCCCCCGACGGGCGGGTCGACGGGTGCGGCGAGGATCGTCACGCCCGCGGTCTCGACCGGCTCGGCGTCGACGAACCCGGCCGCGGTCGCCGTGACACGTGCCGTGACGACGCTGCCCTCGGCACCCTCCGGCACCGTGAAGGCACCGGCCAGGACGGCGGCCCTGGTCGACGGGCCGGCCGCGGCAGCCGGGGCGACGGCCTCCCCGTCGACGAACCACTCGACGGTGACGGCCGCGTCGCCGGGGTCGACGTCGACGCTCACCCGCAGCTCGGAGCCGACCCGCGGCTCCCCCACGACGACCGCCGAGGTCGTCGCGACCTGGCGCTCGACGCGCACGGCGTACTCGGTCGTCGTCGATCCGTCCGGCGACGTGATCCGCACCCTGGCGACGCCGCCGTTCGTGGCGTCCGCCTGCGTCGTCGTGACGGTCGACGTCGTGTCGGTCGCGATCGCCGACACGACGGGCCAGCGCGAGCCCTGGGTGACCACGTCGTACGACCCGGCCGCCGGGTCGAAGCCCTCGACCTCGACGCCGTCGACGCGCAGGGTCGCGGCCGTGCTCACCGCCGAGTCGGAGGCGACGGGCTCGAAGAGCTGCACCTCGCTGACGGTGAGGTGGGTGTTCGCGTACGCGTCCATGACGACGCGGACACCCGACGTGCTGACGGTCGGGAACTCCGCCGTCACGACGGGGGCGCCGGCGGTCGGCACCGCGACGGGCTGCGGCGTCTCGTACCCGGGCAGCGGCTGCCAGGTGCCGTCGGCCGCCTGCTGCTGGAGCTGGATGCTCTCGGCCCAGCTGCGGGCAGAGCCGTCCGCGTAGAACTGGACGGCGACCTGCGACACGTCACGCGGTGCGTCGAACGAGTAGGTCAGCGTGCTCTGCGCCGGTTTGCCCGACGACACCCAGTTCGACCAGCCCTTGTCGCCCGACACCCCGTTGCGGGTGCGGTCGGCCGGGTAGCCCGACTCGGTCGACGAGGCCGTGGCCGCGACTCCCGCGTCGGGGGCGAAGTTGCGGAGGGTCGAGTCGGTGACGATCAGCGACAGCCGGGCCGGCAGCGTGCCGCCGTCGACCGTGGCCGTGCCGGTCAGGGGCACGACGCCCACTGGGACGAGGTCGTCGTCGGCCAGGTCTGCGGCGTCCCAGGTGACCGGGACGTCGAAGGTCTGCTCGGAGGCGGCCACCCGTGCGGGCACCGTCTCGGGCAGGGCCGCGACGACGCCCGCCGAGGGGCTGCCCACGGCGACCGTGAGCGACACCGGGTCGGTGACCGTCAGGCCGCCGACGTCGACGAGCGCGGTGACCGCGAACGACTGCCCGAAGACGTCGGTCGCCGTGCCGGTCACCTCGACGCGGCCGGGCGTCTGCCAGGCAGCTGCGTCGACGGCGTCCCAGGTCACCGGCGCCGCGGCCCCGGTGCCCCACGAGTAGCGCGCCACGACCGTGGCGGGCAGCGCAGGAGGCACGCCAGCGTCGGTCCGGACCGCGACGGTCTGGCCAGCGGCCGGCTCGAGGTCACGGACGGCCCAGCGCTGGTTCGCGCCGCCGTTCGTGCCGTACACGCCGACCGGGGCGCCCTCGGCGGTCGACTGGCCGCCGACGTCGAGTGACTGGGCGACGCCGTCGCCGACGAACGAGAAGGTCCCGCCGTCGGTCGTCGTCACCCACCAGCGCGTGGCCGCGTCGGCGGCAGCCGCCGAGGCGTCGACCGCGCGGAGCTCGGTGCCGCGGGAGGTCGCCGCGAGGAACCGGCCGTCGCCCGCCTGCAGGGTCACCCTGCGGACGTCGCCGGACGCGGTGGGCACGGCGCGGGCGGTCCAGGACTGGCCGGCCGCCGCCTCCGTCGTGGTGGCCGAGGAGGCGAGGGCGGGGCCGGTCGAGCCGGCCGCGGCACCCAGCGCCTTGCCGCTCTGGACGCCCACGAACTGGTACTCGTGGCCGTCGACGACTGCGGGTGCGTCGGCGGCGACGCCGGAGACGCCGCTCACCTCGAAGGTCGTGATCGACTTCGCCGGCACGGTCAGGGTCGCGGTCCCGGCGGCGACGTCGACAGCGACGGGCGTGCCGGGCACGACGCCCGTCGAGGTGACCTCGGCGCCCTCGGGAGCCTCGGTGGTCGTGTACGGCGTGACCGACGCCTCCTGGTCGATCGCCCCGAAGCGGGACAGGTCGATCGTGACCGTGCGGTCGACGCTCGTCGTGTTGCGGTGCACGAGCGTGGCGCCGTCGCCGTCGGGGCGCACGGCGGCGGTGGTGTCGACGTCGTCCACGGCGACCAGGCGGTCGCCCTCGTGGATGAACTTCGTGAAGTTGCGGAGCGCGGAGAACTTCGAGTTCACCTCGACCGAGCAGGGCTCGACCGCTGTCGAGTCGCCCCCGGCGTCGGCGACGCGACGCTCGCTCTTCCAGACCTCGGCGCCGTCCTCGGTGAACGGGACGCAGTCGAGGTCGATGAACATCGAGCCCCAGTTGAGGTCCTCGCCCTGCGGCTCCATGTTGTAGAGGTCCTCGACGGGCTGCCAGAGCACCCAGGCGTCGGGCTCGAGCTCGCGCAGGTCGTCCGTCACGCGGCCGGCCATGCCGAGGCCGTTCTCGATGTTCGCCGGGTCCCAGCCGTTCACCCAGCTGCCCTCGATCTCGCTCATCCAGAGCGGCGAGTCCGCCTGCTTGGCGAGGTCGCGGACGCCGAGACGACCGCTCGTGCCGTAGGTGTGCACGTTGAGGCGCTCGACCGCGTCGCGGGTCGCCTGGGGGTACGCCGCCCAGTTCGTGGCGAAGATGCCGGGGTTCGTCTCGTCCATCGCCGCGATGAACGCGTCGGTGGTCGTGCCGGACTCGGCCAGCTCGGCCTGCAGGGCGGCGATCACGCGCACCTGCTGGTCGGGCGAGACGTGCATGCCCTCCTGGCGGCCGGTCGGCTGGCCGTCGCGGATCGTCGTGCCCCAGTAGTTCGTGTTCGGCTCGTTGAACGGGTCGATCGACTCGACCTCGATGCCCGAGGTCTGCTCGAGCTGCTCGGTGACCCGGGTGAGGTAGCTGACGAAGTCGGCCTCCGACGTGGTCCTCAGCTGCTGCGCCGTCGAGTTGAACCCGCCCGACACGTAGCCGCTCTCGGTCATGAAGTACGGCGCCGAGTTGGCGAACGTCTCCCAGTGCGTGATCTGGTCGTCGGCCGCCAGGCGGTCGACCCACCAGCGCTGCGTCGCGTCGGCGTCGAGGTCGTACTGCGAGAGGTCGTCGGCGTCGAAGGCCGCGCGCACGGCCTCGCGGTCGGCGTAGGCCGTGGAGGCGCCTCCGTAGACGCCCGCGCTGCCGTCGGCGTCCGGGGCCCACCAGCCGTCGACCGCGCCGCCGGGCCGCAGGTAGTCGACGACGTCGCTCGCGTTGCCGCCGCCGATGTTGTACCGGGCGATGTTGAGGTCGAGCCCCTCCTCGCCGAAGACGGCCTGGTAGAGGTCCTCGCGGAGCTCCTCGGGGTAGCCGCCGGTCGCGTTGGCGAACCAGACGAGGCTGGTGCCCCAGCCCTGGAACGGGTCGCCCGCGTACCAGGGGTTCGGCGTGAGGGTCACCCCCTCCGCCGCCGCAGCCGCCGCCTGCGCTGCGCCTGCCGTCGTCGCTGCGCCTGCTGGCTCGGCGGTCGGCAGCGCCGTGGCCAGCCCGACGGCGACCAGCGCCGTGGCGCTCGCCCCCGCCAGCAGCCGTGTCGCCGCGCGTCGTACAGATCGTGATCGTCGCATCATCGTCGATGCAGCCCCTCTGTCGAACTGACGGCCGACCCTGACGTCGACCGTGGGGTCGTCGTCGACCCTCTCGTCGACCCTACGATGTTTGCGCAAACACGGCTAGGGGCGGTTCGCTTTCCGTCGCCGGACGCCGGACGCCGGACGCCGCACCCCGCGCGCGGCACCCCGCACCCCGTGCGCGGCACCCTGCACCCCGGATCTCGCACCGGCGGCACCGCGTCCGCCCGGCCTCGAACCCCTCAGTGGACGATGCACCCCGTCCTGGCGGGGTGCATCGTCCACTACGGGGTGCTCCGCGGGCGAGGCAGCTCCGGCTCGGGCCACTCCCACTCCGGGAGAAGGTCGCGGAGCGGTGCCACCCTGCCGTGGCCGAGGACGATCGACGTGTCGAGGTTGGACGGGTCGATCTGCCGGATGAACTCGCGGCAGCGGCCGCAGGGTGCCAGAACCGTGAGCCGGTCTCGGTCGTCCCGCCACACGGCGACGATCCTCGCTATCGCGTACTCGCCGCTCGTCACCATCGAGGCGACGGCCGCGTGCTCGGCGCAGAAGCCGGTGCCCGAACCGGTGTCGATGCAGACGCCCGTGTGGATCGCGCCCGTGGTCGTCTCGAGCGCGGCCGCGACGTCGCCGAAGAGGCGATCGCCCGCCCGATGCGGGTTGATCGTGCGGTGAGCCACCTCGATGAGATCGTCATGGTCCGTCATCGCCCCAGGATAGGCAGGGCCGATCTCTCGGCCGTCCGGTGCTGACAGCCCGGGGCATCCGCCGCTGCTGCGGCTGGCGACTGGCGATGCAGGAGGATCGAGGCCATGGACTCGGACACGGTGACCACTACACCTCGACTGGCGCTACGCCTCCATCGCTCGAGCGATCTGGAGCGGCTCGTGGCGATCCACTCCCGGCCGGACGTCGCGAGGTACCTCCTGCAGGAGCCGTGGAC from Frigoribacterium sp. PvP032 includes these protein-coding regions:
- a CDS encoding FKBP-type peptidyl-prolyl cis-trans isomerase, with the protein product MTHDPSTKPEIDAPTAPAPSELEITDITVGDGDEAQSGSTVNVHYLGVEFDSGEEFDASWSRGEPINFPLAALVRGWQEGIPGMKVGGRRQLVVPPHLAYGPAGGGHPLSGKTLIFVIDLLGVS
- a CDS encoding MFS transporter; protein product: MSTPAPPPAPAKPRRPVLVDVTPLRQSPAFARLFVGNTVSGIGTQLTLVAVGLEVYDITRSTFAVALVGVVSLVPMIVAGLWGGMLADAFDRRKVALVAAVFAWLSTAAIALHAWLGLHEVGLLYVLTCVNAVAGTMIATSRASIVPRLLPASLLPAAAALGGIGTGLMLTVGPALAGVLVAGIGFAPTYTVDVVLFSFAFLGIVTLPPIRPEGNAQRPGLASLVEGMRFLRRAPTVRTTFVVDIVAMTFGQPRVLYPVVGAVVIGGGAVTVGVLTASYAVGALLSSVFSGRLGHVRLQGRAVDRAITVYGICIAAFGLVLALTSPRGDGGLTEGLGQADLVALGAAALALAGAGAADNVSSIFRSTILQTAAPDHMRGRLQGVFIVVVTGGPRVGDLFVGLVAAAGVAWPPLLGGALIVVLIAVVARLTPAFRTYDALHPTP
- a CDS encoding PrsW family intramembrane metalloprotease, giving the protein MTWDDSGQQHQVAGQPARAPEPVWWPAQPVFAQPAPRRRPVASGVALAVGFTVIGVFVLALVVYFLIFLSPGVILAASLLAFVPLAIVMVGIWLVDRWEPEPRVALLFAFLWGAAVSVGTALIVDLVVGSVQGLVGIGTEGGAEVFGAVVQAPIVEEVAKGFGVLLVLWIFRRHFDGPVDGVVYAATVAAGFAFVENIQYFALQVVDDLTLGSDGLVFVFVVRALMSPFAHVMYTACTGIALGWAARRTGRLGAIGWFALGVVPAAALHALWNGALVVVGDGFFVYYLLVQVPIFVAMVLLVVFLRRNERRVTHARLAEYAAVGWFSADEVAMLSTAAGRRRARRWAAANGTGPAMGRFVSDATRLAFTRQRLVKSKRGHDEGARRDEADLLAALAASRAALQAPPGAFVGWPQQPALAWQQQPVQVQQVQQSQQVAPEQQHWQSGPPTHDPWGRPLPPPGW
- a CDS encoding YihY/virulence factor BrkB family protein — protein: MPATRSLPENPSPTRYVVMRVWHDFLRHRTIDAAASLTFFSTLAILPTALALVSGVALFQDGESAVNDILEVARFVLSADAIDTLRRPLEQMLSLSNPGVAFGVGLWLTLWSLSSYTTAFGRAMNTAYEVEEGRRIWKFRGHMMIVTVVLMVSFAVIAALLLVTPTLFVGIGEAAGFGEPWFTLYNVVKWPVIAALAVFAVAMLYYFSPNVRPPRLRWVSYGAMFALVIWAVCTLGFALYVSTVSNYDRFYGWLGGVVVVLLYSYISNFVLVIGGELDSEVLRMRQLRRGVKAEEVIPLPMRDTARNHILARNSAWDVRVGRALRERALRENGGVLDADELRHLHVRGERLQVTDRDHAHSAALELDLDGDGSREPERTPEVDAARSPEPSTS
- a CDS encoding Ig-like domain-containing protein, translating into MMRRSRSVRRAATRLLAGASATALVAVGLATALPTAEPAGAATTAGAAQAAAAAAEGVTLTPNPWYAGDPFQGWGTSLVWFANATGGYPEELREDLYQAVFGEEGLDLNIARYNIGGGNASDVVDYLRPGGAVDGWWAPDADGSAGVYGGASTAYADREAVRAAFDADDLSQYDLDADATQRWWVDRLAADDQITHWETFANSAPYFMTESGYVSGGFNSTAQQLRTTSEADFVSYLTRVTEQLEQTSGIEVESIDPFNEPNTNYWGTTIRDGQPTGRQEGMHVSPDQQVRVIAALQAELAESGTTTDAFIAAMDETNPGIFATNWAAYPQATRDAVERLNVHTYGTSGRLGVRDLAKQADSPLWMSEIEGSWVNGWDPANIENGLGMAGRVTDDLRELEPDAWVLWQPVEDLYNMEPQGEDLNWGSMFIDLDCVPFTEDGAEVWKSERRVADAGGDSTAVEPCSVEVNSKFSALRNFTKFIHEGDRLVAVDDVDTTAAVRPDGDGATLVHRNTTSVDRTVTIDLSRFGAIDQEASVTPYTTTEAPEGAEVTSTGVVPGTPVAVDVAAGTATLTVPAKSITTFEVSGVSGVAADAPAVVDGHEYQFVGVQSGKALGAAAGSTGPALASSATTTEAAAGQSWTARAVPTASGDVRRVTLQAGDGRFLAATSRGTELRAVDASAAAADAATRWWVTTTDGGTFSFVGDGVAQSLDVGGQSTAEGAPVGVYGTNGGANQRWAVRDLEPAAGQTVAVRTDAGVPPALPATVVARYSWGTGAAAPVTWDAVDAAAWQTPGRVEVTGTATDVFGQSFAVTALVDVGGLTVTDPVSLTVAVGSPSAGVVAALPETVPARVAASEQTFDVPVTWDAADLADDDLVPVGVVPLTGTATVDGGTLPARLSLIVTDSTLRNFAPDAGVAATASSTESGYPADRTRNGVSGDKGWSNWVSSGKPAQSTLTYSFDAPRDVSQVAVQFYADGSARSWAESIQLQQQAADGTWQPLPGYETPQPVAVPTAGAPVVTAEFPTVSTSGVRVVMDAYANTHLTVSEVQLFEPVASDSAVSTAATLRVDGVEVEGFDPAAGSYDVVTQGSRWPVVSAIATDTTSTVTTTQADATNGGVARVRITSPDGSTTTEYAVRVERQVATTSAVVVGEPRVGSELRVSVDVDPGDAAVTVEWFVDGEAVAPAAAAGPSTRAAVLAGAFTVPEGAEGSVVTARVTATAAGFVDAEPVETAGVTILAAPVDPPVGGGDPTGPGTGGDPTAPGTGPGAGSGSGSGGSPSVGTGQPGTSPVVTADDGRLAFTGSGPALGVVLAAGLGLLVLGTALVIRRRVGRRS
- a CDS encoding cytidine deaminase, which encodes MTDHDDLIEVAHRTINPHRAGDRLFGDVAAALETTTGAIHTGVCIDTGSGTGFCAEHAAVASMVTSGEYAIARIVAVWRDDRDRLTVLAPCGRCREFIRQIDPSNLDTSIVLGHGRVAPLRDLLPEWEWPEPELPRPRSTP